Proteins encoded by one window of Synechococcus sp. WH 7805:
- a CDS encoding ribonuclease D translates to MAEIPSEPHAFVVLDGDLNEEWSERYARSTALAVDTEAMGLIHGRDRLCLVQICDDKDQVACIRIALGQTEAPRLKALMEATTIEKVFHFARFDVAALATGLGIRVNPLFCTKVGSRLARTYTPRHGLKDLVMELVGVELDKQAQSSDWGRVDELTDVQLAYAANDARYLLAARRQLEVMLRREGRWELAQSCFQCIPVMSDLDRFRFVNTFEH, encoded by the coding sequence ATGGCTGAGATCCCCAGCGAGCCCCATGCCTTCGTTGTCCTCGACGGCGATCTGAATGAGGAGTGGTCGGAGCGTTACGCACGGTCGACAGCTCTGGCCGTGGATACCGAAGCCATGGGTCTGATTCATGGTCGCGACCGGTTGTGCCTGGTTCAGATCTGTGATGACAAGGACCAGGTGGCGTGTATCCGGATTGCCCTGGGGCAGACGGAAGCCCCCCGTCTCAAAGCGCTGATGGAAGCCACAACGATCGAGAAGGTGTTCCATTTCGCCCGGTTCGATGTCGCGGCCCTGGCCACCGGGCTGGGAATCAGGGTGAATCCTCTTTTCTGCACGAAGGTCGGCAGCCGTCTGGCCCGCACCTACACCCCGCGGCATGGACTAAAGGATCTGGTGATGGAGCTTGTGGGAGTCGAACTCGATAAACAAGCTCAAAGCAGCGATTGGGGTCGGGTTGATGAACTCACCGATGTTCAACTGGCTTATGCAGCCAACGATGCCCGTTACCTGCTCGCCGCTCGGCGGCAGTTAGAGGTCATGTTGCGCCGCGAAGGGCGCTGGGAACTGGCCCAGAGCTGCTTCCAGTGCATTCCTGTGATGTCGGATCTCGATCGCTTCCGTTTCGTGAATACCTTCGAGCACTGA
- a CDS encoding helix-turn-helix transcriptional regulator: MLSHRKPTRACLADIEHYFQQPPPQFLDLELAVCWVLACLLQSDNYPSGLLQQLQKDHPQLRLSETVLHQAVDFLERQGMLDCYTKRCPSRGRPRRMLHLHQDARDQAERLMKPWTRWLHEHAPITT; the protein is encoded by the coding sequence ATGCTCTCCCATCGCAAACCCACACGCGCCTGCCTAGCCGACATCGAGCACTACTTCCAGCAGCCACCTCCGCAATTTCTGGATCTTGAACTCGCAGTGTGCTGGGTTCTGGCCTGTCTTCTGCAAAGCGACAACTATCCATCAGGCCTGCTTCAGCAACTTCAAAAAGACCACCCCCAGCTGCGTCTTTCCGAAACGGTTCTCCATCAAGCCGTTGACTTCCTAGAACGCCAGGGGATGCTCGATTGCTACACAAAACGCTGTCCCAGCAGGGGCCGTCCCCGTCGCATGCTCCATTTGCATCAGGACGCCCGCGATCAGGCCGAGCGACTGATGAAGCCATGGACGCGCTGGCTCCACGAGCATGCGCCGATCACCACTTAG